The Agaribacterium sp. ZY112 genome includes the window GCTAATACTCCCACCACAATGATCACCGCTAACATTTCAATTAGAGTAAAAGCGTATTGGTAGGACCTGTATTGATACTGGTGTCGTAACATAAAACTGTTAAGTCATTGAGGTAATAAAAGCCTACTACAACAAGAGCTTAAGCACTAGCAAGCACAGCTAGACCGGTTTCAAATGTAAATGAGGAGAATTAGAGGGCCGGTTTCTCTAGCTCCTGAATCAAATACCCTAGTTCATCCACTTTATCTGAGAACAGCGAATGGGCATCTGCCAGGCCACGGTTATAAAAAACAGGCTCAAGTTCTTTTGCAATAAAATCAAGAAGAAACTCAGCGTCAAAAGCACCGATTTCCTGATCGAACTCCTTATCAAAATACGCCTTAAGCTTGTTCACTAAACGATCCGTTTCTTCTTTAGAAAATTTAACATCCGTCATATATAAGCCTCTTAATCTTACTACCAATAGCCACTTAAAAAAACAAACACAACCTAGTGTATTTCAATGAAAAGCAGTAGCAATGGCCACAGAAAATAAACATTCAAATACCATGCAAATAAAGACAGGTGCAAAATAAGAGGGAACGACAAAAAACCACTCAACTCGCACGCTTTGTAATCAAACGTACTACCTTTTATCAAAAAAATAATAATTTCATAGTAAAGCGCTTGCTAAATGTAACAACAAAGCGCTAACCTCCGCGTTCAGATGTACAGCGCACATACAGTCATTTAAATTCTCTACCAAAAGTGAATACCATAGCGCTGACACTGACCCGCTCGCCATAATTCTAATCAAGTAGCTCCCATTTTCATTATTTCTGTAACTTGTTTACAAAAATTGGGGACAACTTCGCCTAATTTTTGATGACGTGCCTAGCACGCAAGATATCAGTTTTAATGAAAGCCACTTTCTTTAATTAAGGATATTTTTATGCAACAGTCTCGCGAGATTTATTCTGCTGTTAAGCTCGCTCTACCCGCCCTACTTAGCCTTGCAGCTGCTCTTTTCAGTTTAAGTAGTAATGCCGCAACTTATTGGGTAAACAACGAAGACTCACTGCGTGATGCACTTAACAGAGCTTACGTAAATCCAAACGAACTTGACACCATCATCGTTAATGGAACCATCTACCTAAGTAATACCGTTAACATTAAATCTAAAGTTGAGATCAAAGGTGCCGCACAGTACCGTCAGAGTAAACTAAAGCGTAACAATTATAGCTTTGCAGCTCCAATGCTCAACATCCAATACTCTGGCGTCACTATCCACAACCTGACACTACAAGGGGTTGGCCAAAACACCAATACTCAGTTAGCTAAATACGCCCAGTGGGATTCCTCCAATAGCGCACTTATATATCTCCCCACAACAAGTACTGCTTCTAACCCAGCTTACTTTAATATTTACGACTGTAATCTTATCGATAGTGCCGTGGGTATTAACTCCATCGGCATGCTGCCACGTGATCTAAATATTGCATGGAATACTTTTGATCGCGTAAACCGTGGCGTTGAGTTACTGCGTGATATTTATCGTGCAAACTGGAACCTAGGCGATCGCCTTTATGCAGGTAGCCTAAATATCTCTAACAACGAATTTAAAGGTAATAACATTCGCCTTGGTATTTCCATTGATGGCGGCAACGATGGCTACCCTCACGTAGCACCTAGCTACCCAGATCACTACGCCCAAATCCGTAAAGACATCAAAGATAAGCGTAGTTATTACAATGAAGGCTCAAAAATCAACAGCAA containing:
- a CDS encoding DUF2164 domain-containing protein codes for the protein MTDVKFSKEETDRLVNKLKAYFDKEFDQEIGAFDAEFLLDFIAKELEPVFYNRGLADAHSLFSDKVDELGYLIQELEKPAL